In a genomic window of Ipomoea triloba cultivar NCNSP0323 chromosome 3, ASM357664v1:
- the LOC116013330 gene encoding proline-rich receptor-like protein kinase PERK4 isoform X2 produces MAATAPGSDSTPPTPPDPEPEPETPPPTESPPPSPDSSPPPSSPPPSSPPPSSPPPPNKKPPPSSPTASPPPAPNAPPLPTPTAPTPNGTRDSPPPGVFSPPPPPRRPRESPKSPSNNNSSFPIIAGVAVAALLLILILAIILIVCMKRKKKEKPYYMDYRDRGHPYRGGEHVVRVPPPPGMMGTQLGGGGGGGWGPPPMNGSTEYNTPPGFSSAYATPMPPMPYSPRGVGRITPPTSLPPPSPPIGGFNQSQFTYEELAAATAGFSQANLLGQGGFGYVHKGVLPDGREVAVKSLKSGSGQGEREFQAEVEIISRVHHRHLVSLVGYCIVHAQRMLVYEFVPNKTLEFHLHGKGQPVMEWPTRLKIALGSARGLSYLHEDCHPRIIHRDIKSANILLDNHFEAMVADFGLAKLSSDNNTHVSTRVMGTFGYLAPEYASSGKLTEKSDVFSFGVMLLEIITGHRPLDSTNITMEDSLVDWARPLLAKAIEDGNYNQLADPRLEGKYNSQEMGRMVACAAASIRHSAKRRPKMSQIVRAWDGDFSLDDLNEGGRGAMQNSTPPLSNESSLYDTRAYNADMLKFKQLVLNNESNEFGCTTGEFGHDRPSTSTSLDSGEHHGLQRPPQQQQQQQQQKYYI; encoded by the exons ATGGCTGCAACCGCTCCCGGGTCGGATTCTACTCCTCCAACACCACCTGATCCGGAACCCGAACCCGAAACTCCACCACCCACAGAGTCTCCACCTCCGTCACCAGATTCTTCTCCTCCTCCATCATCTCCGCCCCCGTCTTCTCCTCCTCCGTCCTCCCCTCCTCCCCCTAATAAGAAGCCTCCACCGTCATCACCAACAGCATCGCCACCACCGGCTCCAAATGCCCCGCCATTACCAACTCCAACTGCTCCTACCCCTAATGGAACGCGAGATTCTCCTCCGCCAGGTGTATTTTCTCCGCCTCCGCCACCACGCCGGCCTCGGGAATCACCAAAGTCTCCTTCCAACAACAATTCATCTTTCCCAATTATCGCTGGAGTCGCTGTGGCGGCTCTACTATTGATTCTTATCTTAGCTATCATTTTGATAGTGTGTatgaagaggaaaaagaaagagaagccCTATTACATGGACTATAGAGACCGTGGACATCCATACAGAG gCGGGGAGCATGTGGTTAGGGTTCCGCCGCCACCAGGGATGATGGGGACACAACtaggcggcggcggtggtggtggttggGGTCCGCCTCCGATGAATGGAAGCACAGAGTACAACACCCCACCAGGTTTCTCCAGTGCGTATGCTACTCCCATGCCGCCTATGCCTTATTCACCAAGGGGGGTTGGCAGAATTACACCGCCTACTTCCTTGCCGCCTCCTTCACCGCCGATCGGCGGCTTCAACCAGAGCCAATTCACGTACGAGGAACTAGCTGCCGCCACGGCCGGGTTTTCTCAGGCGAATTTGCTTGGCCAAGGCGGTTTCGGTTACGTTCACAAAGGCGTACTCCCCGACGGACGAGAAGTCGCCGTCAAGAGCTTGAAATCCGGCAGCGGACAAGGGGAAAGAGAGTTTCAGGCTGAAGTTGAGATCATTAGCAGAGTTCATCATCGCCATCTTGTCTCCCTTGTTGGATATTGCATTGTTCACGCCCAGAGAATGCTGGTTTATGAATTTGTCCCTAATAAGACCTTGGAATTCCACCTTCATG GAAAGGGCCAGCCAGTCATGGAGTGGCCAACCAGGCTCAAAATTGCATTGGGATCGGCTAGGGGATTGAGTTATCTCCATGAAGATt GTCATCCTCGAATTATCCACCGTGACATCAAATCTGCAAACATTTTGCTTGATAACCATTTTGAAGCCATG GTTGCTGATTTTGGGTTGGCAAAACTCTCTTCTGATAATAACACACATGTATCAACTCGTGTTATGGGAACTTTTGG atacTTGGCTCCAGAATATGCATCCAGTGGAAAGCTAACAGAGAAATCTGACGTTTTTTCATTTGGAGTCATGCTCTTGGAAATCATAACCGGGCATCGACCCCTCGATTCTACCAATATCACCATGGAAGACAGTTTAGTAGACTGG GCTAGGCCACTTCTTGCTAAAGCTATTGAAGATGGGAACTATAATCAATTGGCAGATCCGCGCCTAGAAGGCAAGTATAACTCCCAAGAGATGGGTCGCATGGTTGCTTGCGCAGCTGCTTCCATTCGCCATTCTGCTAAAAGACGTCCCAAGATGAGCCAA ATTGTGCGTGCTTGGGATGGAGATTTTTCACTGGACGACTTGAATGAAGGCGGGAGGGGGGCGATGCAAAATTCAACACCGCCGTTGTCGAACGAATCTAGTTTGTACGACACCCGTGCATACAATGCAGACATGTTGAAGTTCAAACAGTTGGTACTGAACAATGAGAGCAATGAATTCGGATGTACTACAGGCGAGTTTGGTCACGACCGGCCGTCCACCTCGACGAGCTTAGACTCCGGAGAACATCATGGGCTACAAAGGCCgccacaacaacaacaacaacaacaacaacaaaagtattatatatag
- the LOC116013331 gene encoding F-box protein At5g07610-like has product MDVADEMETSDDSFNLLDIRPVHDFNALFMESESQGKGTWPCMEPIRMPMDLENCEFSIANQKFDDKVFKVPAHNKRKDLIKDVVKTHVLPFLPAKSLLKFKSVSKEWDQWISSPLLAHQQSFSFQKISGYFCQHEDSYSKFFSLDGSAYGVPCPFLQFLPGDKRVLGSCNGLLLCQCSESYYVCNPTTEDWKMLPSSVYYHGSDPAVVLAFEPSLQNIEAYYQVICAFSMFGSPVIYFDIYSSATRSWRCSDAICIELGDSSLKGAGFYMNGSAYWETSSGQVLAFNVQNEEHGIISLPSEAAKGGTFTQVGDELCYVTVSNHSMNVSIIDIYGGLDMSLKRSISLNLELSYFPECKVLPGVDGDNLLILTRNGQLCLLSYHLSDQNVELLCKPRGVGFNFRFLPYINSLACVT; this is encoded by the exons ATGGACGTTGCTGATGAAATGGAAACATCTGATGATTCGTTCAATTTGTTGGATATTCGCCCAGTTCATGATTTTAATGCATTGTTCATGGAAAGTGAATCACAGGGGAAGGGAACATGGCCTTGCATGGAACCTATTCGGATGCCAATGGAT CTTGAGAACTGTGAATTTAGTATTGCTAATCAGAAGTTTGATgacaaagtttttaaagttccTGCTCACAACAAAAGAAAGGACTTGATTAAAGATGTGGTTAAGACACATGTCCTTCCATTCCTCCCAGCTAAATCACTGCTCAAGTTCAAGTCCGTGTCGAAAGAGTGGGATCAGTGGATAAGCAGTCCCCTTTTGGCTCACCAGCAAAGCTTCTCATTTCAGAAAATATCTGGTTACTTCTGTCAACATGAGGATAGCTACAGTAAATTCTTTTCTCTGGATGGCTCTGCATATGGAGTCCCCTGCCCTTTCCTCCAGTTCTTGCCTGGAGACAAAAGGGTGCTGGGTTCTTGCAATGGATTGCTGCTATGCCAGTGTTCAGAATCATACTATGTTTGCAACCCTACAACCGAAGACTGGAAAATGCTCCCCAGTTCCGTGTATTATCATGGATCTGATCCAGCAGTTGTTCTTGCCTTTGAGCCTTCCTTGCAAAATATCGAGGCATACTATCAGGTTATCTGTGCATTTTCCATGTTTGGTTCCCCAGTCATCTACTTCGATATTTACTCTTCAGCAACAAGATCCTGGAGGTGCTCTGATGCAATTTGTATTGAATTGGGAGATTCTTCTCTTAAGGGTGCCGGGTTCTACATGAATGGTAGTGCTTACTGGGAGACATCATCAGGTCAAGTTCTGGCCTTTAATGTTCAGAATGAGGAACATGGAATTATATCCCTTCCTTCTGAAGCTGCTAAAGGTGGCACTTTCACACAGGTAGGGGATGAGCTATGCTATGTTACTGTTAGTAATCATTCTATGAATGTTTCCATAATTGACATCTATGGGGGATTGGACATGAGCCTGAAGCGCAGCATTTCTCTAAACCTTGAACTCTCGTATTTTCCCGAGTGCAAAGTACTGCCAGGTGTTGATGGAGATAACTTGCTGATTCTCACCAGGAATGGGCAGCTGTGTTTGCTGAGTTATCACCTTAGTGATCAGAACGTAGAATTATTGTGCAAGCCACGTGGAGTTGGTTTCAATTTCAGGTTCCTGCCCTACATAAACAGTCTTGCCTGTGTTACTTGA
- the LOC116013330 gene encoding proline-rich receptor-like protein kinase PERK1 isoform X3 — MAATAPGSDSTPPTPPDPEPEPETPPPTESPPPSPDSSPPPSSPPPSSPPPSSPPPPNKKPPPSSPTASPPPAPNAPPLPTPTAPTPNGTRDSPPPGVFSPPPPPRRPRESPKSPSNNNSSFPIIAGVAVAALLLILILAIILIVCMKRKKKEKPYYMDYRDRGHPYRGGEHVVRVPPPPGMMGTQLGGGGGGGWGPPPMNGSTEYNTPPGFSSAYATPMPPMPYSPRGVGRITPPTSLPPPSPPIGGFNQSQFTYEELAAATAGFSQANLLGQGGFGYVHKGVLPDGREVAVKSLKSGSGQGEREFQAEVEIISRVHHRHLVSLVGYCIVHAQRMLVYEFVPNKTLEFHLHGKGQPVMEWPTRLKIALGSARGLSYLHEDCHPRIIHRDIKSANILLDNHFEAMVADFGLAKLSSDNNTHVSTRVMGTFGYLAPEYASSGKLTEKSDVFSFGVMLLEIITGHRPLDSTNITMEDS, encoded by the exons ATGGCTGCAACCGCTCCCGGGTCGGATTCTACTCCTCCAACACCACCTGATCCGGAACCCGAACCCGAAACTCCACCACCCACAGAGTCTCCACCTCCGTCACCAGATTCTTCTCCTCCTCCATCATCTCCGCCCCCGTCTTCTCCTCCTCCGTCCTCCCCTCCTCCCCCTAATAAGAAGCCTCCACCGTCATCACCAACAGCATCGCCACCACCGGCTCCAAATGCCCCGCCATTACCAACTCCAACTGCTCCTACCCCTAATGGAACGCGAGATTCTCCTCCGCCAGGTGTATTTTCTCCGCCTCCGCCACCACGCCGGCCTCGGGAATCACCAAAGTCTCCTTCCAACAACAATTCATCTTTCCCAATTATCGCTGGAGTCGCTGTGGCGGCTCTACTATTGATTCTTATCTTAGCTATCATTTTGATAGTGTGTatgaagaggaaaaagaaagagaagccCTATTACATGGACTATAGAGACCGTGGACATCCATACAGAG gCGGGGAGCATGTGGTTAGGGTTCCGCCGCCACCAGGGATGATGGGGACACAACtaggcggcggcggtggtggtggttggGGTCCGCCTCCGATGAATGGAAGCACAGAGTACAACACCCCACCAGGTTTCTCCAGTGCGTATGCTACTCCCATGCCGCCTATGCCTTATTCACCAAGGGGGGTTGGCAGAATTACACCGCCTACTTCCTTGCCGCCTCCTTCACCGCCGATCGGCGGCTTCAACCAGAGCCAATTCACGTACGAGGAACTAGCTGCCGCCACGGCCGGGTTTTCTCAGGCGAATTTGCTTGGCCAAGGCGGTTTCGGTTACGTTCACAAAGGCGTACTCCCCGACGGACGAGAAGTCGCCGTCAAGAGCTTGAAATCCGGCAGCGGACAAGGGGAAAGAGAGTTTCAGGCTGAAGTTGAGATCATTAGCAGAGTTCATCATCGCCATCTTGTCTCCCTTGTTGGATATTGCATTGTTCACGCCCAGAGAATGCTGGTTTATGAATTTGTCCCTAATAAGACCTTGGAATTCCACCTTCATG GAAAGGGCCAGCCAGTCATGGAGTGGCCAACCAGGCTCAAAATTGCATTGGGATCGGCTAGGGGATTGAGTTATCTCCATGAAGATt GTCATCCTCGAATTATCCACCGTGACATCAAATCTGCAAACATTTTGCTTGATAACCATTTTGAAGCCATG GTTGCTGATTTTGGGTTGGCAAAACTCTCTTCTGATAATAACACACATGTATCAACTCGTGTTATGGGAACTTTTGG atacTTGGCTCCAGAATATGCATCCAGTGGAAAGCTAACAGAGAAATCTGACGTTTTTTCATTTGGAGTCATGCTCTTGGAAATCATAACCGGGCATCGACCCCTCGATTCTACCAATATCACCATGGAAGACA GCTAG
- the LOC116013330 gene encoding proline-rich receptor-like protein kinase PERK4 isoform X1, whose translation MAATAPGSDSTPPTPPDPEPEPETPPPTESPPPSPDSSPPPSSPPPSSPPPSSPPPPNKKPPPSSPTASPPPAPNAPPLPTPTAPTPNGTRDSPPPGVFSPPPPPRRPRESPKSPSNNNSSFPIIAGVAVAALLLILILAIILIVCMKRKKKEKPYYMDYRDRGHPYRGGEHVVRVPPPPGMMGTQLGGGGGGGWGPPPMNGSTEYNTPPGFSSAYATPMPPMPYSPRGVGRITPPTSLPPPSPPIGGFNQSQFTYEELAAATAGFSQANLLGQGGFGYVHKGVLPDGREVAVKSLKSGSGQGEREFQAEVEIISRVHHRHLVSLVGYCIVHAQRMLVYEFVPNKTLEFHLHGKGQPVMEWPTRLKIALGSARGLSYLHEDCMKIVVPFSLLLLSFLQFLNLALVHLHNVGHPRIIHRDIKSANILLDNHFEAMVADFGLAKLSSDNNTHVSTRVMGTFGYLAPEYASSGKLTEKSDVFSFGVMLLEIITGHRPLDSTNITMEDSLVDWARPLLAKAIEDGNYNQLADPRLEGKYNSQEMGRMVACAAASIRHSAKRRPKMSQIVRAWDGDFSLDDLNEGGRGAMQNSTPPLSNESSLYDTRAYNADMLKFKQLVLNNESNEFGCTTGEFGHDRPSTSTSLDSGEHHGLQRPPQQQQQQQQQKYYI comes from the exons ATGGCTGCAACCGCTCCCGGGTCGGATTCTACTCCTCCAACACCACCTGATCCGGAACCCGAACCCGAAACTCCACCACCCACAGAGTCTCCACCTCCGTCACCAGATTCTTCTCCTCCTCCATCATCTCCGCCCCCGTCTTCTCCTCCTCCGTCCTCCCCTCCTCCCCCTAATAAGAAGCCTCCACCGTCATCACCAACAGCATCGCCACCACCGGCTCCAAATGCCCCGCCATTACCAACTCCAACTGCTCCTACCCCTAATGGAACGCGAGATTCTCCTCCGCCAGGTGTATTTTCTCCGCCTCCGCCACCACGCCGGCCTCGGGAATCACCAAAGTCTCCTTCCAACAACAATTCATCTTTCCCAATTATCGCTGGAGTCGCTGTGGCGGCTCTACTATTGATTCTTATCTTAGCTATCATTTTGATAGTGTGTatgaagaggaaaaagaaagagaagccCTATTACATGGACTATAGAGACCGTGGACATCCATACAGAG gCGGGGAGCATGTGGTTAGGGTTCCGCCGCCACCAGGGATGATGGGGACACAACtaggcggcggcggtggtggtggttggGGTCCGCCTCCGATGAATGGAAGCACAGAGTACAACACCCCACCAGGTTTCTCCAGTGCGTATGCTACTCCCATGCCGCCTATGCCTTATTCACCAAGGGGGGTTGGCAGAATTACACCGCCTACTTCCTTGCCGCCTCCTTCACCGCCGATCGGCGGCTTCAACCAGAGCCAATTCACGTACGAGGAACTAGCTGCCGCCACGGCCGGGTTTTCTCAGGCGAATTTGCTTGGCCAAGGCGGTTTCGGTTACGTTCACAAAGGCGTACTCCCCGACGGACGAGAAGTCGCCGTCAAGAGCTTGAAATCCGGCAGCGGACAAGGGGAAAGAGAGTTTCAGGCTGAAGTTGAGATCATTAGCAGAGTTCATCATCGCCATCTTGTCTCCCTTGTTGGATATTGCATTGTTCACGCCCAGAGAATGCTGGTTTATGAATTTGTCCCTAATAAGACCTTGGAATTCCACCTTCATG GAAAGGGCCAGCCAGTCATGGAGTGGCCAACCAGGCTCAAAATTGCATTGGGATCGGCTAGGGGATTGAGTTATCTCCATGAAGATtgtatgaaaattgttgttcCCTTTTCTCTTTTACTTCTGtcttttcttcaatttcttaatCTCGCCCTTGTTCACCTTCATAATGTAGGTCATCCTCGAATTATCCACCGTGACATCAAATCTGCAAACATTTTGCTTGATAACCATTTTGAAGCCATG GTTGCTGATTTTGGGTTGGCAAAACTCTCTTCTGATAATAACACACATGTATCAACTCGTGTTATGGGAACTTTTGG atacTTGGCTCCAGAATATGCATCCAGTGGAAAGCTAACAGAGAAATCTGACGTTTTTTCATTTGGAGTCATGCTCTTGGAAATCATAACCGGGCATCGACCCCTCGATTCTACCAATATCACCATGGAAGACAGTTTAGTAGACTGG GCTAGGCCACTTCTTGCTAAAGCTATTGAAGATGGGAACTATAATCAATTGGCAGATCCGCGCCTAGAAGGCAAGTATAACTCCCAAGAGATGGGTCGCATGGTTGCTTGCGCAGCTGCTTCCATTCGCCATTCTGCTAAAAGACGTCCCAAGATGAGCCAA ATTGTGCGTGCTTGGGATGGAGATTTTTCACTGGACGACTTGAATGAAGGCGGGAGGGGGGCGATGCAAAATTCAACACCGCCGTTGTCGAACGAATCTAGTTTGTACGACACCCGTGCATACAATGCAGACATGTTGAAGTTCAAACAGTTGGTACTGAACAATGAGAGCAATGAATTCGGATGTACTACAGGCGAGTTTGGTCACGACCGGCCGTCCACCTCGACGAGCTTAGACTCCGGAGAACATCATGGGCTACAAAGGCCgccacaacaacaacaacaacaacaacaacaaaagtattatatatag
- the LOC116011769 gene encoding acidic leucine-rich nuclear phosphoprotein 32-related protein, with amino-acid sequence MDEIWERAVETALDGQTDFASVRTLTLDGAVKCVHGRLPPPALFERFQNLQHLSIANIGVSSLEQFPRLHNLQKLILSDNRIAAGLEFLVEAGLNSLRDLDLSNNRIQDIDDLRPLAELKLVSLDLYECPVTRVKDYRSRVFGLIKSLKYLDKMDAEENERPESDDEEDEEEDEEEEDDDPGSGEVDGEDRPYRVSNGHKAGSDGVLDVDEDESDADEEEAETSRGASRVKQANSHQQSNGFRIAAAGDDDEDDDNDEDNDSAEEIDEDDGDDDEDDVVEVHEIDDSDEDEDGVEDDDEDDDDDEDEEEVDNDDAEPESTGRLASTEGEIDGHEQGEDEDDEDDNGETGEEEQGVEDDHDGEFDDDEDAEDEEEDNDAGYLVQPVGQVEVDAGGSDMEAANGDEDHEFDGGVEEEDDDDDDGEVQEVPPSQSTTKKRKRDGDEDDGSDDDNVVDCGKSSKRR; translated from the exons ATGGATGAGATTTGGGAAAGAGCGGTGGAGACAGCTCTGGACGGCCAAACGGACTTCGCTTCGGTTCGAACATTAACTCTAGACGGAGCCGTGAAGTGCGTTCATGGTCGCTTGCCTCCGCCGGCCCTGTTCGAGAGGTTTCAGAACCTTCAGCACCTCTCCATAGCAAACATCGGTGTTTCGTCCCTGGAACAGTTTCCCCGGCTTCATAACCTGCAAAAGTTAATTTTATCAGATAATAGAATCGCTGCGGGGCTAGAATTCCTCGTAGAGGCTGGTTTAAACTCGCTTCGGGACCTCGATTTGTCGAACAACAGGATTCAGGATATAGATGATCTTCGGCCGCTAGCAGAGCTCAAACTGGTCTCGCTTGATCTGTATGAGTGTCCGGTGACAAGGGTTAAGGATTATCGATCTAGGGTTTTTGGATTGATTAAGTCGTTAAAGTACCTGGATAAGATGGATGCGGAGGAAAATGAGAGGCCGGAGTCAGATGATgaggaggacgaggaagagGACGAAGAGGAGGAGGATGATGATCCTGGGAGTGGGGAAGTTGACGGTGAAGATAGGCCTTACAGGGTGAGCAACGGGCACAAAGCTGGGAGTGATGGGGTGCTTGATGTGGATGAGGATGAGAGTGATGCTGATGAGGAAGAGGCAGAGACTTCCAGAGGAGCTAGTCGAGTGAAGCAAGCTAATTCACATCAGCAGTCCAATGGTTTTAGAATAGCCGCAgctggtgatgatgatgaggacgatgATAATGATGAAGATAATGATTCAGCTGAGGAAATAGATGAAGATGATggggatgatgatgaagatgatgtgGTAGAGGTTCATGAGATTGATGACagtgatgaggatgaggatggggtggaagatgatgatgaagatgatgacgatgatgaggatgaggaggaagTGGATAATGATGATGCTGAGCCAGAGAGTACTGGGAGGCTGGCTAGCACAGAAGGGGAAATTGATGGGCATGAGCAAGGGGAAGATGAAGATGACGAGGATGATAATGGAGAGACTGGTGAGGAAGAGCAGGGAGTGGAGGATGATCATGATGGTGAATTTGATGACGATGAGGATGCTGAGGATGAG GAAGAAGATAATGATGCTGGATATCTGGTTCAACCTGTTGGACAGGTGGAGGTAGATGCTGGAGGCAGTGATATGGAGGCAGCAAATGGAGACGAGGATCATGAGTTTGATGGAGGAGTGGAGGAGGAggatgacgatgatgatgatggtgaagTTCAGGAGGTGCCACCATCCCAATCTACTACTAAGAAGAGGAAGAGAGATGGAGATGAAGATGATGGCAGTGATGATGACAATGTTGTTGACTGTGGGAAGTCATCAAAGCGGCGTTAG
- the LOC116011770 gene encoding uncharacterized protein LOC116011770: MLQLLSPSSSKWILPPPSFYPTRTTKLSTATFKVRAMANQRSESDGGGIAEKLAIVGGLVSTPVIGWSLYTLKTTGCGLPPGPGGSIGALEGVSYLVVAAIVGWSFYTKTKTGSGLPSGPFGLLGAVEGLSYLCLLAIIAVFGLQFLDKGSIPGPLPSDQCFG, from the coding sequence ATGTTGCAACTCCTCTCTCCATCATCCTCAAAATGGATTCTTCCACCGCCCAGCTTCTACCCTACCAGAACAACCAAACTCAGCACCGCCACATTTAAGGTAAGAGCAATGGCCAACCAGCGCAGCGAAAGCGATGGAGGAGGAATCGCAGAGAAACTGGCCATTGTCGGTGGATTGGTCTCCACGCCGGTGATCGGATGGTCACTCTACACCCTCAAAACCACCGGTTGCGGCCTCCCACCTGGACCAGGCGGCTCCATTGGCGCACTTGAAGGCGTGAGTTACTTAGTGGTGGCGGCGATTGTGGGCTGGTCATTCTACACCAAGACCAAAACGGGTTCGGGTTTGCCCAGTGGACCATTCGGGCTGTTGGGAGCTGTTGAAGGCTTGTCGTATTTGTGTTTGCTGGCCATTATCGCTGTGTTCGGGTTACAGTTCCTTGACAAAGGTTCCATTCCTGGGCCTCTCCCCAGTGATCAGTGCTTCGGCTAA